A region from the Xenopus laevis strain J_2021 chromosome 4S, Xenopus_laevis_v10.1, whole genome shotgun sequence genome encodes:
- the LOC121393155 gene encoding uncharacterized protein LOC121393155 — MNMQRQTRKIGLSEARASWEEQGVREVATGKLEVMEKFFTPLPRSALHRPAKEQLNVGSSWNEVQEPYYAESLSSSSPSSSSSSWSSESNFRSQEGLSRYHSHDPHSRSCNDLTVGKGRRNDDERRVSTGKHSGKLVRRRSERDSTERLSTGVCNAGSNNLKVPPGHGMDAGFLDGKGTDKGNLKNGGRRARSMEVLSEKDTRKEQKTYKRNIKEEKQTFSKFLDEITLQVLSPSNLNSLGVKGQKASAQTLLKNSSTDSSGSRGNKGHHTTAVQQQGVRRKGQEKAEASGASIPVADRPGLRRSRDLSTSPDSASSVVWNKEMAEPKSGVTIVRHALQNPEIHRQHGGIQAKEKSRGGSLFEQTGREKKEGHKKGKEVFDDTTPSSEFTSDPTTPVPLIPPPDWWRDSVTSQASEKNMENLRDTSKRMMDEFSNAQMNEHQEKSNVSCSPKKLDTEKDSVNQKITELLDHLVRAQSTIRALEKLNVSSLLANLPPNMLETINASHHSPDGTSQVQTPQNLISTRIFSEAPQDKSGRDLQSKAEKEIVKVPTQPCLTAFSPWSPGADKSFPVLRSLYSSTESDCSIEETLPRYKLLSPRFPNLGESFSDDRKDKANSYDGETGVDKRTAGGIRANLSLSNLLPAHRLHSHCTRVSSSESSGDDATLGWGQMLSQEPSFDYQSAQKILDTFLGLTSPSDKYSTHWNKNMAGLSITDTTQTVDTTLKADQNNTELVSRSNPKNVSSVFQSKDASKLSARTSKSPPSSSSPSPLHHTREDKYHRSHMIDPRMPPLPAKRSSLPRNVSNRFPSPKTVEETSFSPVGVQEGAAQPKSESYHPLVSVSTPGNICDYHNNNAMTAYVLRSPTGSEPIIKGWDCQGSHQNSWSEESTERKPRKEKTVHFHTLNSDEHNGKDQLTIKTKFIATKFGDQGLGDSTSLDSTML; from the exons ATGAATATGCAAAGACAGACAAGAAAAATAGGCCTTTCAGAAGCAAGAGCTTCTTGGGAAGAACAAGGTGTTCGTGAAGTGGCAACTGGGAAGCTGGAAGTCATGGAAAAGTTCTTCACCCCATTGCCCCGCTCTGCTCTACACAGACCAGCAAAAGAGCAACTAAATGTGGGATCAAGCTGGAATGAAGTCCAAGAACCTTACTATGCAGaatctctctcctcctcctcaccaTCATCTTCTTCCTCATCTTGGTCTTCAGAATCCAACTTTAGAAGTCAGGAAGGGCTATCAAGATACCACTCTCATGACCCCCATTCCCGCTCCTGTAATGACCTTACTGTGGGAAAGGGGAGGAGAAATGATGATGAAAGAAGGGTTTCTACTGGGAAACACAGTGGGAAACTGGTTCGGAGAAGATCTGAAAGAGATAGCACAGAAAGACTTTCAACAGGAGTTTGTAATGCTGGATCAAACAATTTGAAAGTCCCTCCTGGACATGGAATGGATGCAGGATTCCTTGATGGTAAAGGGACAGATAAGGGAAATCTGAAAAATGGAGGCCGTAGAGCACGGTCCATGGAAGTGctgtcagaaaaagatacaaggaAAGAACAAAAGACGTATAAAAGGAACATCAAGgaagaaaagcaaacattttcaaaattccTGGATGAGATAACCCTCCAGGTGCTGAGTCCCTCAAACCTGAACTCTTTGGGAGTGAAAGGGCAGAAGGCTAGTGCTCAGACACTCCTGAAAAACTCAAGTACTGATAGCTCAGGTTCTAGAGGGAACAAAGGCCATCATACAACAGCAGTACAGCAACAGGGTGTCAGGAGGAAGGGTCAAGAAAAAGCAGAAGCTTCCGGTGCGTCAATACCAGTTGCAGACAGGCCAGGCTTAAGAAGAAGTCGAGATCTGAGTACAAGTCCTGATTCTGCTTCCTCCGTGGTATGGAATAAGGAAATGGCTGAACCAAAATCTGGTGTGACGATTGTAAGGCATGCACTACAGAACCCTGAAATTCACAGACAACATGGTGGCATTCAGGCAAAGGAGAAATCCAGAGGTGGAAGTCTCTTTGAACAgacagggagagaaaaaaaagaaggtcaCAAGAAAGGAAAA GAAGTATTTGATGATACAACCCCAAGCAG TGAATTTACTTCAGATCCTACCACACCAGTACCCCTAATACCTCCTCCAGATTGGTGGCGAGACTCAGTAACATCCCAGGCCtctgaaaaaaatatggaaaacctCAGAGATACATCCAAAAG GATGATGGATGAGTTTTCCAACGCACAGATGAATGAACACCAAGAGAAAAGCAATGTGAGCTGCTCT CCAAAAAAACTGGATACAGAAAAGGATTCGGTTAACCAGAAGATCACAGAACTCCTTGATCATTTGGTCCGGGCCCAAAGTACCATCCGCGCTCTGGAGAAATTGAAT GTCTCTTCTTTACTTGCCAATTTGCCTCCAAATATGCTGGAAACAATTAATGCCTCCCACCATTCTCCTGATGGCACCAGCCAAGTGCAAACACCCCAGAACCTAATCTCCACTAGAATCTTTTCAGAGGCTCCTCAGGATAAATCTGGCAGAGATTTACAAAGCAAAGCGGAAAAGGAGATAGTGAAGGTCCCAACTCAACCATGTCTGACCGCTTTCTCCCCTTGGAGCCCAGGAGCAGACAAGTCATTCCCTGTCCTTCGCTCCCTCTATAGCTCCACTGAGAGTGACTGCAGCATAGAGGAGACTCTGCCTCGTTATAAACTGCTTTCTCCTCGCTTTCCTAATCTCGGGGAGAGTTTTTCGGATGACAGAAAAGACAAAGCCAACTCTTAC GATGGTGAGACCGGAGTAGACAAAAGAACGGCTGGGGGCATAAGAGCTAATCTTTCTCTTTCAAATCTTCTGCCTGCTCATCGCCTTCATAGCCACTGTACCAGAGTTAGCAGTTCTGAAAGTTCAGGGGATGATGCCACGCTTGGCTGGGGTCAGATGCTGTCTCAAGAGCCTTCATTTGACTACCAATCTGCCCAAAAGATACTTGACACATTTCTAGGGCTTACATCTCCTTCTGATAAGTATTCTACACACTGGAACAAAAATATGGCTGGGTTGTCCATCACTGATACcactcagactgttgatacaactCTAAAAGCTGACCAAAACAACACAGAACTTGTTTCCAGATCAAATCCCAAAAATGTATCCAGTGTGTTCCAAAGCAAAGATGCCTCAAAGCTTTCAGCTAGAACCTCTAAAagtcctccttcttcttcttccccaagCCCTTTGCATCACACCAGAGAGGATAAATACCATAGAAGTCATATGATTGACCCCAGAATGCCACCACTTCCTGCTAAAAGGTCCTCTCTTCCAAGAAATGTTTCAAACAGATTCCCTTCCCCCAAAACAGTGGAGGAAACAAGTTTTAGCCCAGTAGGGGTACAAGAGGGAGCAGCCCAGCCTAAATCAGAGTCCTATCACCCATTAGTATCTGTTTCCACTCCTGGAAATATCTGTGACTATCACAATAATAATGCTATGACTGCATATGTTCTCCGAAGCCCTACAGGATCTGAACCTATCATCAAAGGCTGGGATTGCCAAGGCTCACACCAGAATTCATGGTCAGAAGAAAGTACAGAAAGGAAGCCCAGGAAAGAGAAGACAGTTCATTTCCATACACTCAACAGTGATGAACACAATGGCAAAGATCAGCTCACCATAAAGACCAAGTTTATTGCCACTAAGTTCGGAGACCAGGGTTTGGGTGATAGCACTTCGTTGGATTCAACCATGCTATAA